A region from the Branchiostoma floridae strain S238N-H82 chromosome 9, Bfl_VNyyK, whole genome shotgun sequence genome encodes:
- the LOC118423111 gene encoding 3-oxoacyl-[acyl-carrier-protein] reductase FabG-like isoform X1, with protein sequence MTCRREGCAERMRIELCGSTAFSRARALRNHLKGDMASKQVVSLAGKVALITGASSGIGAATSRLFANLGAQLTLTGRNAQNLETVAGDCGKETESKPHLVTGDICDESVAERLVAETMERFGRLDILVNNAGILNMGTMHNTSLEAFDNIFKVNVRSMFVLTQLAVPHIVKSQGCIVNVSSVNGLRAFPGLVAYNMTKSAVDQFTRSLALELAPDNVRVNSVNPGVVITELQKRGAGLDEEAYAKFLERTKMTHALGRPGQPEEVARTIAFLASPSASFITGATLPVDGGRHAMCPR encoded by the exons ATGACCTGTCGTAGAgaaggctgcgcagaacggatgcgcatagagctctgcggttcgactgcTTTCAGCAGAGCTCGTGCACTCAGGAATCATTTGAAGGGCGACATGGCGTCCAAACAG GTGGTGTCCCTGGCCGGAAAGGTGGCCCTCATCACTGGAGCCAGTTCTGGCATCGGAGCAGCCACCAGCCGTCTGTTCGCCAACCTTGGAGCCCAGCTCACACTGACGGGGAGAAATGCACAGAACCTGGAGACAGTGGCAGGGGACTGTGGAAAGGAGACGGAGAGCAAG CCTCACCTGGTGACAGGTGACATCTGTGATGAGTCTGTGGCCGAGCGCCTTGTGGCTGAGACCATGGAGCGGTTCGGACGTCTGGATATCCTG gtAAACAATGCAGGAATCCTGAATATGGGAACCATGCACAACACTTCTCTGGAGGCATTTGATAACATTTTCAAAGTCAATGTCAG GTCTATGTTCGTTCTGACACAGCTCGCCGTTCCTCACATTGTAAAGAGCCAAGGCTGCATCGTGAACGTCTCCAGCGTTAATGGTCTACGAGCT TTTCCAGGTCTAGTTGCCTACAACATGACCAAGAGTGCGGTGGACCAGTTCACAAGGAGCCTTGCCTTGG AACTTGCTCCTGATAATGTCAGAGTCAATTCTGTAAA CCCTGGGGTAGTTATAACTGAACTTCAGAAAAGAGGGGCTGGTCTTGATGAAGAGGCCTATGCTAAG TTTCTTGAACGTACGAAGATGACACATGCTCTTGGCCGTCCCGGACAACCGGAGGAGGTGGCACGAACAATCGCGTTTCTAGCGTCTCCGAGCGCATCGTTCATCACCGGGGCAACACTACCTGTTGACGGAGGCAGACATGCCATGTGTCCACGCTAG
- the LOC118423111 gene encoding 3-oxoacyl-[acyl-carrier-protein] reductase FabG-like isoform X2 — protein sequence MASKQVVSLAGKVALITGASSGIGAATSRLFANLGAQLTLTGRNAQNLETVAGDCGKETESKPHLVTGDICDESVAERLVAETMERFGRLDILVNNAGILNMGTMHNTSLEAFDNIFKVNVRSMFVLTQLAVPHIVKSQGCIVNVSSVNGLRAFPGLVAYNMTKSAVDQFTRSLALELAPDNVRVNSVNPGVVITELQKRGAGLDEEAYAKFLERTKMTHALGRPGQPEEVARTIAFLASPSASFITGATLPVDGGRHAMCPR from the exons ATGGCGTCCAAACAG GTGGTGTCCCTGGCCGGAAAGGTGGCCCTCATCACTGGAGCCAGTTCTGGCATCGGAGCAGCCACCAGCCGTCTGTTCGCCAACCTTGGAGCCCAGCTCACACTGACGGGGAGAAATGCACAGAACCTGGAGACAGTGGCAGGGGACTGTGGAAAGGAGACGGAGAGCAAG CCTCACCTGGTGACAGGTGACATCTGTGATGAGTCTGTGGCCGAGCGCCTTGTGGCTGAGACCATGGAGCGGTTCGGACGTCTGGATATCCTG gtAAACAATGCAGGAATCCTGAATATGGGAACCATGCACAACACTTCTCTGGAGGCATTTGATAACATTTTCAAAGTCAATGTCAG GTCTATGTTCGTTCTGACACAGCTCGCCGTTCCTCACATTGTAAAGAGCCAAGGCTGCATCGTGAACGTCTCCAGCGTTAATGGTCTACGAGCT TTTCCAGGTCTAGTTGCCTACAACATGACCAAGAGTGCGGTGGACCAGTTCACAAGGAGCCTTGCCTTGG AACTTGCTCCTGATAATGTCAGAGTCAATTCTGTAAA CCCTGGGGTAGTTATAACTGAACTTCAGAAAAGAGGGGCTGGTCTTGATGAAGAGGCCTATGCTAAG TTTCTTGAACGTACGAAGATGACACATGCTCTTGGCCGTCCCGGACAACCGGAGGAGGTGGCACGAACAATCGCGTTTCTAGCGTCTCCGAGCGCATCGTTCATCACCGGGGCAACACTACCTGTTGACGGAGGCAGACATGCCATGTGTCCACGCTAG
- the LOC118423089 gene encoding putative ammonium transporter sll1017: MTTPGPTPDPTAATLAALESRVAVLETVIPTSLDTLLLILSGCLIMTMQAGFAMLEIGSIKVRNVNHILLNNVMDVCIGSAAYFFWGYAVSFGPTSSQFIGGDHYALRHFESDDALTWVFFQYSFAATATAIVSGAMVGRTHLLAYMCYSFIITGLIYPTVVHWAWSGEGWLNCETGYAYQDFAGSGVVHLCGGSAALMGAIVLGRRKIVKEDEESIPPSAPALVTLGFFILLVGFFAFNGSSQGAMSSDGDAGAVARAVMNTGLSCSAGGIVSILVVRYVIKEEDSYATLCLTVNGCLGGTVSICASANVSTTYGALLIGATGAVACLAWSDGLKRWTPVQDPVDATAVHAASGLWGLICVCFMDKDNGIFYTSDQPAAWYHLGENMLGALAIVAYTVATTGVLFKGLDLIGILRSEEEIDEHRQAEVEVKEEMKRRASMMPTSRRLSFMPSLGSRSSHITPSINVVPEESLSPKQEIPVPAPQSGGHAPSDQAPSSDQAPRPQTRPSQVPTLPRLPPISDREQV; the protein is encoded by the exons ATGACCACACCGGGCCCTACACCGGACCCTACGGCCGCCACTTTAGCCGCTCTGGAATCACGAGTGGCCGTCTTGGAGACTGTTATCCCAACTAGCTTGGACACACTGCTCCTGATTCTGTCAGgatgtctgatcatgaccatgCAGGCCGGCTTTGCTATGCTGGAAATCGGATCAATTAAGGTCCGCAACGTCAACCACATCCTACTCAACAACGTTATGGATGTTT GTATTGGTTCTGCAGCATACTTCTTCTGGGGTTACGCGGTGTCCTTCGGCCCCACCAGCAGCCAGTTCATTGGAGGTGACCACTACGCCCTGAGACATTTCGAGTCAGATGACGCCCTAACGTGGGTCTTCTTCCAGTACTCGTTCGCTGCTACGGCAACCGCCATCGTGTCGGGGGCCATGGTCGGACGGACCCACCTTCTCGCTTACATGTGCTACTCCTTCATCATTACCGGCTTGATCTACCCTACCGTGGTGCACTGGGCCTGGTCAGGAGAAGGCTGGCTCAACTGCGAGACAGGATACGCCTATCAG GATTTTGCCGGGAGCGGAGTGGTACATCTGTGCGGAGGTAGTGCGGCCCTGATGGGAGCCATCGTGCTGGGGCGGAGGAAGATCGTGAAGGAAGACGAAGAGTCCATTCCGCCTTCTGCGCCCGCTCTGGTCACTCTTG GGTTTTTCATCCTGCTAGTTGGGTTCTTCGCCTTCAACGGCAGCTCCCAAGGCGCCATGTCGTCTGATGGTGACGCCGGAGCCGTGGCCCGTGCCGTCATGAACACCGGACTGTCCTGCAGCGCCGGCGGCATCGTCTCCATCCTGGTGGTGCGCTACGTCATTAAGGAGGAGGATAGCTACGCTACACTGTGCCTCACCGTGAATGGATGCCTGGGAGGCACG GTATCAATCTGTGCATCTGCCAACGTGTCCACCACATACGGCGCCCTTCTGATCGGCGCAACAGGCGCAGTGGCCTGCCTGGCGTGGTCGGATGGTCTGAAGAGGTGGACGCCAGTGCAGGACCCCGTGGACGCTACGGCTG TTCACGCCGCCTCTGGACTGTGGGGATTGATCTGCGTTTGTTTCATGGACAAGGACAATGGCATCTTCTACACCAGTGACCAGCCCGCAGCCTGGTACCATCTGGGAGAGAACATGCTCGGTGCGCTCGCCATCGTAGCCTACACCGTGGCCACCACCGGGGTCCTTTTTAAAG GACTAGACCTGATAGGAATCCTCCGTTCTGAGGAGGAGATTGACGAGCATCGCCAGGCCGAGGTGGAGGTCAAGGAGGAGATGAAGAGGCGGGCCAGCATGATGCCGACGTCCCGCCGCCTGAGCTTCATGCCGTCACTGGGGTCCCGTTCCTCACACATCACCCCGTCTATCAATGTGGTGCCGGAAGAGTCGTTGAGTCCGAAGCAAGAGATCCCTGTTCCTGCGCCCCAGTCAGGTGGTCACGCTCCAAGTGACCAAGCACCAAGTAGTGACCAAGCACCGAGGCCTCAAACACGGCCGTCACAGGTCCCTACTTTGCCTAGGTTGCCGCCTATCAGCGACCGCGAGCAGGTGTGA